CTGTACGCGCCGCATCGCCGTGGTGCGCGTGGCGTCCGCACGCAGGAAGCCGAGCCGCCACCCGCTGATCGCGTAGCTCTTGGAGAGCGAGCCGACCAGCACGCTGCGCTCCGCGAGGCCGGGCACCTCGGCGATCGAGGTCTGCTCCCGGCCGTCGAAGACGAAGCTGCTGTACACCTCGTCACAGATGACCGTTGCGTCCCACCGCTCGGCCAACTCGGCGACCTGCTCGAGCTCCTGACGGGCCAGCACACGGCCCGTCGGGTTGCCGGGCGAGTTCAGGAGGACCACACGGGTACGGGAGTTGAAGGCGGATGCGAGTTCGTCGGGGTCGAACCGCCAGTCGGGCGCGTGCAAGGGGACATGCCGGGGCACGCCGCCCGCGAAGGCGACCGTCGACCTGAACTGCTCGTAGCCGGGATCGAGCAGGACGACCTCGTCACCGGGGTCGATGAGCGCGTGCAGGGCCAGGAAGAGGGCCTCGGTGCCTCCGACGGTGACGGTCAGCTCCGTCTCCGGGTCGGTCGGCACCGGGAGGGTGGCGGCGATGTGCTCCCGCAGCTGCAGATCACCCGGGGGGAAGACATACTGATTCTTCCCCGCACGTATCGCGTCATTTGCTGCCCCGATGATGTCGACAGCGGTCTCGGGATATCCGGGCGTGCCGAGCGCCATATCGATTCCTTGGCGTTCGCGCGCCATGAGGAATATTTCCCCCAGGCTATTGCCCTGCAGTGCCGCAACCCTCGTCGATATCCGCGGACCATGGTCTGTGGGATGCGTCATGCCACTCCTCCGCCTGCCCTTTTCATCTGCCCGTTCTGGGAAAGCCGACCCATGAGCTCCGCGGCTTCCTGGTGTCGACTGCAGGCGCGCTGGCTGAATGACTGCTTTACCCGTTCGCGGACCTCGGGGGACTGCTCCTGACTGAGCTTGAACATGCCCTCGGCGCCTGTCACGGTGACGCGGAACGCCCCGACACCGGAAACGATACTGCGGAAGTAGTCGATCGATTCTGACTGATCCCATCCAGAACCGAAACTGCTTTCAAAGGTCCGTGCCGTGGCCCGCACGACTTCGAGCGTCTCCTCGAGCGAGTCAATCTTCTCTATCACACCGTGCACATGCACCGACGTGAAGTTCCAGGTCGGTGCGGCCGGCGTCACGTCGTACACCGCAGGCGACACGTACCCGTGCGGACCGGTGAACACCAGGAGGACTGCATCGCCGGTCCGCAGCGCGCGCCAGTGGGGATTGGCCCGGTTCAAGTGCCCGAGCAGGACGGTGCCATTCGGGCTGTCCGACCAATCGATCACCGTACCGTGATCCGGGATAATCGGGAGATGAGTGGCCAACGGCCCGTCGTCACCGCCGTTGGTCACTGCCAGGGACAATGGATTGTCGCGGATCAGATCGCTCATCCAAGAACCATCGGGTTCGCGGTAATGGCGGGGAACGAACATGCGGATATGTCACCCCTCGAAGTCGAGTAGCCATGGCATCGGAATGGTGGGATTCCTGTCCCGTCGGCAGGACAACCGATGGGCGGACAGGGCCTCTTGCGTGCGCCTCAACGCTATCAACCTTGACGCACCGCAGGTCTTCAATGCAACGTGATTACGCAAGCATGCGGGGTCGAAGTCAAACACGAAAGACCTACGTGGAACAGCCCGTCGAAACGTAATTGCTCAGAAGCTTGATTGTGTGTGAGCGGGTGGGTGCCAGAGGCTTCGCCGAAAAGGACCGCCCCCAGGTCACACAGGGATCTGGGCAGTCACGTTGCAGCCACGCTAGCGGAAGAAGTGTTTCCATGGGTGTCAATTCAGCTGAGATATACGATGTCGTGGGAGTTGGATTCGGGCCGTCCAACCTGGCGTTCGCCATTGCTCTGGAAGAGAACGGGGACGACGCTTCTGCGGGCCCAGTCACCTCCGCGTTCTTCGAGCGGCAGTCCTCGTTCGGCTGGCATCGCAATATGCTGCTGCCGTCGGCGACGATGCAGGTGTCGTTCCTGAAGGACCTGGCCACACTCCGCAATCCGGTCTCGCGGTTCGGATTCGTCTCCTTTCTTCACGCCTCCGGCCGGCTTGAACAGTTCATCAACACCCAGACATTCTTCCCGACCCGGGAGGAGTTCCATCAGTACCTTGACTGGGCACAGGCGCTGTTTTCCGGCCAGGTCTCGTACGGATCGGAAGTCGCGGGAATTCAGTTGCCCTCGGAATCTGCTTCCGCAAATGCCCAGTACCTTCAGGTCAAAGTGCGTGACAGTGACAGGGGCGACATCAGGACCGTCGCCGCCCGCAATGTCGTGATCTCCACAGGTCTCGTCCCCCAGGTGCCGGACGGCGTGGCATCCGACGAACGGGTCTGGCACAGCTCCGAATTCCTGGAGAGGTTCAAACAGGCCTCCCCAGACACCTTGAAGAAGGTGGCAGTCGTAGGGGCCGGACAGAGCGGGGCCGAGATCGCCAGATTCCTGTACGACAGCCTTCCACAGGCTGAGATCTACGCGATCATTCCGTCCTACGGATATTCGATCGCGGACGATACCCCGTTCGCCAACCGGGTGTTCGACTCCGCGGCGGTCGATGACTACTATTTCGGTACGGAGCGTTCCCGGGAAGCCTTCTGGCGCTACCACAAGAACACGAACTATTCGGTTGCCGACGACGAAGTCATCCGGGACCTGTATCAGCGTGTGTACATGGACGAACTGCGTGGGACCAATCGCCTGCACATCCTCAACATGGCTCGGGTCACGAATGTCAAGCGAATGGGGAACGAGTCGCGCGTCTCCATGGAGTCGCTGCTCGACGGCGGTTCCCAGGACCTCGACGTGGATGCGCTCGTCTTCGCCACCGGCTACGAC
This Streptomyces sp. NBC_01283 DNA region includes the following protein-coding sequences:
- a CDS encoding pyridoxal phosphate-dependent aminotransferase, which encodes MALGTPGYPETAVDIIGAANDAIRAGKNQYVFPPGDLQLREHIAATLPVPTDPETELTVTVGGTEALFLALHALIDPGDEVVLLDPGYEQFRSTVAFAGGVPRHVPLHAPDWRFDPDELASAFNSRTRVVLLNSPGNPTGRVLARQELEQVAELAERWDATVICDEVYSSFVFDGREQTSIAEVPGLAERSVLVGSLSKSYAISGWRLGFLRADATRTTAMRRVQELTTNGAPGPLQLAVGHAAGSADLRTASEEMSRRRDFALEIFTGMGMKISPPEGGCFLLADIGPLTGGRMDGRAFTLELLDATGVVVVPAAPSFADPVRGAQYVRIAFNRQFELLHEVERRVRSFRPSGQ
- a CDS encoding FMN-binding negative transcriptional regulator, whose amino-acid sequence is MFVPRHYREPDGSWMSDLIRDNPLSLAVTNGGDDGPLATHLPIIPDHGTVIDWSDSPNGTVLLGHLNRANPHWRALRTGDAVLLVFTGPHGYVSPAVYDVTPAAPTWNFTSVHVHGVIEKIDSLEETLEVVRATARTFESSFGSGWDQSESIDYFRSIVSGVGAFRVTVTGAEGMFKLSQEQSPEVRERVKQSFSQRACSRHQEAAELMGRLSQNGQMKRAGGGVA
- a CDS encoding lysine N(6)-hydroxylase/L-ornithine N(5)-oxygenase family protein, whose amino-acid sequence is MGVNSAEIYDVVGVGFGPSNLAFAIALEENGDDASAGPVTSAFFERQSSFGWHRNMLLPSATMQVSFLKDLATLRNPVSRFGFVSFLHASGRLEQFINTQTFFPTREEFHQYLDWAQALFSGQVSYGSEVAGIQLPSESASANAQYLQVKVRDSDRGDIRTVAARNVVISTGLVPQVPDGVASDERVWHSSEFLERFKQASPDTLKKVAVVGAGQSGAEIARFLYDSLPQAEIYAIIPSYGYSIADDTPFANRVFDSAAVDDYYFGTERSREAFWRYHKNTNYSVADDEVIRDLYQRVYMDELRGTNRLHILNMARVTNVKRMGNESRVSMESLLDGGSQDLDVDALVFATGYDSMDPSGVLGELDGYCLRDGAGRYQVGRDYRLVTTPDVSCGIYLQGGTEHTHGLTSSLLSNIAVRGGEIADSILQRRSVDGPATSGLTTSA